In Brassica napus cultivar Da-Ae chromosome C2, Da-Ae, whole genome shotgun sequence, the sequence AATTTCTAAATCTGACGAGATGGAGACAAGTTGCTGAGAAGATTGCCACTCAGCTTTGAACACCCTTTTCTTATGAGCCTTGATCGACACAGACGGGCTCGGCGCATTGTACCGGATATCGAAGATATGGATCACAGGGTCCGAAGAGCCAGACGAGATGTGCAAACCATCTGGAGACCAAGACTGGTTGATTAAAGCAGACTGCGACTCGCTGCTCTCTTGCTTCCACCCAAAAGAAAACAGCTCCGTCTGAGGCAATCTCACATCATACAACCGAAGTTGCCTGTCTAGCTGCCTGCAAGCAAAGTAACTTTGAGGCATTTTCTTGGAAGGTTATATATAAAGACTAATTTCCCAAAAGacctaaaaaaaaacgttttcatgACCAAAACAACATCAAGAAAATGATTAAAACCATTTGTAcatttactctatatatatataataaataaatatttaaaaaataaaataaaaatcgatttaaaaaaaaaatatcctaaactttttatataaatcCAAGAGTTTGTTTTATACCTTGTGTGAACCATGACAAGATTAACATCACGAGGGTTTGGCAGCAAGTTTGTGCATCTGTTGTCTAGTTTATGCTGAAACGTGGTTTTCTCTGCTCGAGCATCGAACCCGACGAATCTCCTGTCGTCTCCACATGACAAGACGAGATTGTTGTGGCGCATTCCAGCGACTCCCATCACGGATGAGGAGTGTAAATCCTTATGCAGAAGCCTCGACTTCCATGCGTTGCGCTCGCGTTGTTGTTCGCGCCATAGCACTACCGCGTGGTCACACCCGCTTGTGATGAAACAAGGATCGTCCCACGGTGTAAACATGATTCTGTTGATGAGTCCTTTGCTGTGAGGCCTGTCTTTCAGAAATTTTGACTCACAACTCTGCACATTAACAAAGATCCAACCACATAACTACCTCAGTAACAGTATAGCCATTAAGTTAGATCTTACAATAGACAGATAAGTCAAAGGTTCGACTCACAATTTTGCAATCAAAGTTTAAACAAGGTAAAATGCTAAAGTGCCTAACAGCTTTTCATATACTCTTTTTACCTCTCTAGCTTCGTTTAGATATAAGGCTGATACTTGAGCATGACCTTCATCTGCAGTATACACAGAGAAAAGTTCACTTCTGTGAGGATGCCAAGCTATATCTTCTGCCCATCTCTTCTGATCTAATCCTACCCGATTAACGGTGTTAAACAGTGTAGGTGAGGACCTGCTCAATGGTGGAAgcaatatttcataaaaataagaCTCTGAGTCAAACACTATCTTATAAGATCTCTCGTCTATATATATAGCAGTTTGTTGATAAATATAAGCAAAACTGAACTTAGCCGACATATCATGTGGGATAGATAAAGATGATGTCAAATGGAAATCTATATGAACTTGATACACTTTATAAATCAAGGAACTCTATATGGGTTTGAAGCAGTATAATCCAATGACCATCATAAAAGATTTCAACACATAATAATAGCCATTAATCAACTAAATCTCAAGAAACCAGCAAGAAATATCACAATTGGTAAACCAGGTGTATATGAGGTAGACATACCTATTAGAATGAAGCTTCCAAAAATGAACCACACAATCCAATGCACTGAAgaataaccaaaaaaacaaaacgaaaGAAGATTAAGCAAATGACTAGAGAGTATATTAAATGAGCTAAACTTTGTCCAATGTCCACTGTCTTTCTTGGTAGTAGAACTCCAATCTACAGTAGTGAGACCGAGTTTCATCCACAAGACTATACAGTAGATCGTGCCTcttattcaatttttaaaagaacaaaaacagaCAATAGTGATTTAAGAAGAAGCACCTTGTGGCAAAAAGATCACGGTTTGAAAGAGAAACAGCAACACTTCTCATTCTTTTGGTGTGGCAACTTGGTAGCATAGCTACGGCACGGCTTTTGATTGTGGGACGCAAAGAGCTCCTACCTATAAGCGCTATCAACTCATCATTTCCATTGaactctgaaaaagacaaaataaaCAGATTCAGACCCGATGAGATACTGAGATGTAGCAAATCGACCAAAAGAGGAGGCTTTTTCTATTACCAGACTTTTCCTGCCGAGCTTGTCCAGAAATGTTAGAAGAAACTCTGATCCTTGGCTTCGCAAAGCCCTTATCAGTGTGGCTATCTCGAGCTTGAACTTCCCTAACCACTCCATTAGATATAGTGGAATGAGATCTCTTGGCTTCTTCCCTTGGGAAACTATAACTCCTTCTAACCGCTGGTTGAGCTTGTGCGCTCTGACTCACTTCTGATCTGACAGAAGCAGAAACTTTCCTCTTGAAAGAAGGCGGTAAAATAATGGACGGCAACTTCGAAGGATCCTTCTCACTACGTGGATGTGGAGTAGATGTTTCATACTCCATCTTCTCACCACGCGCATGCGAAGTCGAGGTTCCATTGGCTGTATTCACCTTATCTCCCTCGCTCCAGAACTCTGTTTTACCAGACACCTTTGGTTTTGCCTTAGAAAAGGTATCACTTTCAACACGATCAAGTTGTAAAAACTTGGTCTCCGCATCTTCCATCAGTTTTCTCTCTTCAGCAAGCTGCAAAACGtttaagaatttaaaaaaaaaaaaaaaaaatcaatagagACAAAACAGGACATGTAACACTccaagaagacaaaaaaaaaaaaacatgaaaacaacaACCAAAATAACAAAAGCTGTAAGCTTCTTCTTAGCAGAAAGATAACATTAGGATCATTATATCAATGATTATGCTCGAAACTGAACTCTAGCTTAAACAGTAATCCCAATTAGTACAATCCGAACTTCGctaagataaaattaaaaaaaaaaaaaaaagaggaccTTTCTCTCGAGGATTGAAATCTGGTCTTTACAGAGTTGGATTGACTTGGCACGCTGGTCCATGAACTCTAACAGACCTTCTTTATCATCTGGGATTTGAGTTgg encodes:
- the LOC106380727 gene encoding uncharacterized protein LOC106380727; the protein is MIGREEGNGGCAMEMAAAMKKRRMEEEDNPTQIPDDKEGLLEFMDQRAKSIQLCKDQISILERKLAEERKLMEDAETKFLQLDRVESDTFSKAKPKVSGKTEFWSEGDKVNTANGTSTSHARGEKMEYETSTPHPRSEKDPSKLPSIILPPSFKRKVSASVRSEVSQSAQAQPAVRRSYSFPREEAKRSHSTISNGVVREVQARDSHTDKGFAKPRIRVSSNISGQARQEKSEFNGNDELIALIGRSSLRPTIKSRAVAMLPSCHTKRMRSVAVSLSNRDLFATSALDCVVHFWKLHSNRSSPTLFNTVNRVGLDQKRWAEDIAWHPHRSELFSVYTADEGHAQVSALYLNEARESCESKFLKDRPHSKGLINRIMFTPWDDPCFITSGCDHAVVLWREQQRERNAWKSRLLHKDLHSSSVMGVAGMRHNNLVLSCGDDRRFVGFDARAEKTTFQHKLDNRCTNLLPNPRDVNLVMVHTRQLDRQLRLYDVRLPQTELFSFGWKQESSESQSALINQSWSPDGLHISSGSSDPVIHIFDIRYNAPSPSVSIKAHKKRVFKAEWQSSQQLVSISSDLEIGIHKLW